A part of Aspergillus flavus chromosome 1, complete sequence genomic DNA contains:
- a CDS encoding uncharacterized protein (expressed protein): MAILAVNKSVDPIVGHDAKSVELPAVTLLYSSRDLLHNSRQSQFTTCKNSSFWKKVSDSPLFSFFRLIATRPNQTETAPRRSRANYTADTDIVHTSRFLYLFRGAYGQVQSKGTGAVGPERFLTFFLCSDSCAWCSLLPNMGICIPCLIYSITMLFDSKPPRPGVWNRGDKIHYSDVRSERPKRPGNPKKNVLIYGVHRYRRRSTLTTRTCLSLKLISLSQILTQAKLALWILAIFSNVSLSDPSSIFPRS, translated from the exons ATGGCCATCCTGGCGGTGAACAAGAGCGTTGACCCAATTGTAGGGCACGATGCAAAGTCGGTGGAGTTGCCCGCAGTCACTCTGCTATACTCCTCCCGTGACTTGCTCCATAATAGTAGGCAGTCGCAATTTACTACATGCAAGAATTCATCATTCTGGAAGAAGGTTTCGGACTCCccccttttttccttttttcgcCTCATTGCGACAAGACCGAATCAAACGGAGACGGCGCCGAGAAGGTCGAGAGCCAACTATACCGCTGATACCGACATTGTCCACACCTCGCGGTTTCTCTACCTTTTTCGGGGAGCTTACGGACAGGTCCAGTCAAAGGGCACCGGTGCAGTGGGTCCAGAGCgttttttgactttttttttatgcTCGGACTCGTGTGCATGGTGCAGTTTGTTGCCCAACATGGGAATCTGCATACCATGCTTGATCTACAGTATTACTATGCTTTTCGACAGCAAGCCACCGAGACCAGGAGTATGGAACCGTGGAGATAAGATACATTACTCAGATGTTA GGTCAGAGAGGCCTAAAAGGCCAGGAAACCCTAAAAAAAACGTTCtgatctacggagtacatcgGTACAGACGGCGGTCAACGTTGACCACCAGAACATGTCTCTCTCTGAAGCTGATATCATTAAGTCAGATATTAACACAAGCGAAATTAGCACTGTGGATCCTAGCAATATTCTCGAATGTCTCCCTATCGGATCCAAGCTCCATCTTCCCCAGAAGCTAA